Below is a window of Bacteroidia bacterium DNA.
ATACGATCTGCCAAAGCGGGATCTACTGTTCCGTTTGCTAAAACGGTTTGTTTATCTACCGGAATTTCTAAATTTTGAGTAGGTAAATAATTGATCCATTTTCCAGATTGTGTTTCGAGTTGGTTTTTTTGATCGCTACTGCTGATAAAATCCATGATTTGTTTCAGCGGAATATTTCCTTTTATATCTTTCGGATAATACGGAACATAATCGCGAGTGCCTTGGCGATATTGCTCTTCGGTAAGTGCAAAAGGAACGGCATCCGATAAATACGCTTTGCGTTTCATTTGATCAATGTACCAATCAGTATTGAGTAAACTGAGGTTACATACTCTCACATCCGTGCGAATGCCTTCTACTTCCTGTACGTACCAAAGCGGGAATGTGTCGTTATCTCCATTGGTAAACAGAATCGCGTTCGGAGCGCAGGATTGTAAATAATCAATGGCTAAATCGCGGCATGTATAACGACCAGAACGATCGTGATCATCCCAATTTTCATGTGCCATCACCGCAGGAACGGCGAGCAAACAGATAGCGGTAACTGCAATAGCAGCGGTTTTCTCAGAGCTCATTTTTTTAGAAACCCATTCGAAAATAGCCAATGCGCCCAATCCAATCCATATCGCGAAAGCGTAAAAGGAGCCAACAAAAGCATAATCCCTTTCTCTCGGTTGTAGCGGATATTGGTTCAAATAAACAACAATGGCAATGCCGGTAAAAAACCAAAATAACAATACTACTAAGCCATCATTTTGATCGCGCTTAAATTGAAAAAACATTCCAAGAAGTCCTAAAAATAAAGGAAGTGCGTAATACTTATTTCTGCCCTTATTGTTTTCAATATTGAATGGAAGATTTTGTTGTGAGCCTAATCTCGCCTCATCCCAGAAAGGAATTCCTGTAATCCAATTTCCGTGTAAATTTCTGCCGACACCTTCCACGTCATCTTGTCTGCCAGAAAAATTCCACATAAAATAGCGGAAATACATAAAATTAACTTGGTAATTGAGAAAATACGTCAAATTATCGCCAAAAGTAGGTTTCACAATTACTTGTTTGTTTCCTTGTCCGTCCGTATACGTTTTACGTTCTCCGGTAAGATGCGACCAATCTTTGTAAGCTTCTATGTGGTCAGCTTGTTGATCCCACATTCTCGGAAAAATAGTGCAAAACTCAGGATCGTAATTCGGTAAAGATTGTTTTCGATCATCTGAAATAATATATTTTCCTGCTTTCTCGTCTTTTACATAAAGCGGTGAACCATCTAAATACGGCTTTTGAACATCTAAAGGAGAGTTGTAATTAGGTCCGTATAAAAGTGGCCAATCTCCATATTGCTCCCGGCCCAAATAAGAACCTAAATTAATGGCATTGTCTGGATTGTTTTCGTCTAAAGGCGGATTGGCTTGAGAACGTACCACCAATACTAAAAAGGAAGAATATCCAACCAATAGCATCGAAAGGCAAAGAATAGCAGTATTAAAAATAGGTTTATTTTTTTTGTGCGTATAATACAAACCAAAGGCAATTGCTCCTATCAGTACAGCAAAATAAACGAGTGTGCCGATATCAAATGGAAAATGTAAAACATTCACAAAAAATAATTCGAAATCGGCTGCCCAAGATACTATCCACGGAATAATACCAGCTTGTACGCCACCCAATACAAGGATGGATAAAATACCTGTAATGATAAATCCTTTTGGTGTGGTTTTGTATTTTTTAAAATACACCACAAACACCATTGCCGGAATCGTCAATAAATTCAGCAAATGCACGCCAATAGACAATCCCATCAAAAATCCGATGAGTACAATCCATCTATTTTCATTTACACCTTCTTCATCCACCGCTCTTTCCCATTTCAAAATACACCAAAAAACGAGTGCGGTAAAAAAGGAAGACATTGCATAAACCTCTCCTTCCACTGCCGAAAACCAAAATGAATCGGTAAATGTGTAAGCCAAAGCGCCTACTAAACCAGCGCCAAGGATGGCGTATATTTTTCCGTCTGTAAGCTCTCCCGTTTTTGTCATTAATTTAAACGCCATTGCCGTAATGCTCCAAAACAAAAATAAAATAGCAAAGGCACTGCAAGTTGCCGACATACTATTGATAATAGGCGCTACTTTGTGCACATTACCAAAAGAAAAAAGGGATAAAACGCGTGCCACCATTTGTAAAAATGGCGCTCCCGGCGGATGTCCTATTTCGAGTTTAAAATCGGTAGAAATAAATTCTCCGCAATCCCAAAAACTTGCGGTAGGTTCAATGGTTGCTAAAAATACGTATGCCGCAACTGCAAAGGCAATCCAACCGAAAATATTATTTAACTTTTTGTATTTGGATAATTGATTATCCAAAAGAGTGTCGTTTGTCATTGAACTATTTTTGAAGATAAATTTTTGATTCAAATCATA
It encodes the following:
- a CDS encoding DUF2723 domain-containing protein, coding for MTNDTLLDNQLSKYKKLNNIFGWIAFAVAAYVFLATIEPTASFWDCGEFISTDFKLEIGHPPGAPFLQMVARVLSLFSFGNVHKVAPIINSMSATCSAFAILFLFWSITAMAFKLMTKTGELTDGKIYAILGAGLVGALAYTFTDSFWFSAVEGEVYAMSSFFTALVFWCILKWERAVDEEGVNENRWIVLIGFLMGLSIGVHLLNLLTIPAMVFVVYFKKYKTTPKGFIITGILSILVLGGVQAGIIPWIVSWAADFELFFVNVLHFPFDIGTLVYFAVLIGAIAFGLYYTHKKNKPIFNTAILCLSMLLVGYSSFLVLVVRSQANPPLDENNPDNAINLGSYLGREQYGDWPLLYGPNYNSPLDVQKPYLDGSPLYVKDEKAGKYIISDDRKQSLPNYDPEFCTIFPRMWDQQADHIEAYKDWSHLTGERKTYTDGQGNKQVIVKPTFGDNLTYFLNYQVNFMYFRYFMWNFSGRQDDVEGVGRNLHGNWITGIPFWDEARLGSQQNLPFNIENNKGRNKYYALPLFLGLLGMFFQFKRDQNDGLVVLLFWFFTGIAIVVYLNQYPLQPRERDYAFVGSFYAFAIWIGLGALAIFEWVSKKMSSEKTAAIAVTAICLLAVPAVMAHENWDDHDRSGRYTCRDLAIDYLQSCAPNAILFTNGDNDTFPLWYVQEVEGIRTDVRVCNLSLLNTDWYIDQMKRKAYLSDAVPFALTEEQYRQGTRDYVPYYPKDIKGNIPLKQIMDFISSSDQKNQLETQSGKWINYLPTQNLEIPVDKQTVLANGTVDPALADRIVPAIDWTMKKNYVMKSDLMVLDLLAHNDWKRPIYFAVTTGPDAYMGLQGYFQLEGLAYRLVPFKSTPQEMQQEGSYVNTKLMYDNVMNKFKWGGMNTPGVYLDENIRRMTTDMRIQMGTLAQALLSENKKDSAIKVLDKCMLEMPEVNVPYDGTMFSIVYNYYQAGANAKGAVIAKRLFDLYEGDLKYYYSVDKDDMATYKREIEQAQDMLERMVYITKTFKDDALSKNFQDRMTKLQQGFIPPSS